A stretch of DNA from Methylobacterium sp. CB376:
CACGGAGAACCGCGAGATCGGCCCCGACGAGATCGGCCCCGGCCTGCCCCCGGCCGGCCGCTTCGTCGCGATCAGCATCACGGATACCGGCACCGGCATGCCGCCCGAGGTGCTCGCCCGGGTGACGGAGCCGTTCTTCACCACCAAGGAGGAGGGGCGCGGCACCGGCCTCGGCCTGTCGATGGTCTACGGCTTCGCCAAGCAGTCGGGCGGCACCCTCCAGATCGAGTCGCGGGTCGGCGAGGGCACCCGGGTGCGGCTGATGTTCCCGGCCGCCGGCGAGGACGAGCGCCCGGCGCCGGTGCGCCTGCGGGGGACCGAGCGCCCCGGCACCGAGACGATCCTGATCGTCGACGACCGCCAGGACGTGGCCGAACTCGCGCGCACCATCCTGCAGGATTTCGGCTACACGGTCCTGACGGCCGCCAACGGGCGCGAGGCCCTCGACGTGCTCGACGGCCACCGCCGGGTCGACCTGCTGTTCTCCGACCTGATCATGCCGGGGGGCATGAACGGCGTGGTGCTGGCCCGGGAGGCCCGCCGCCGCCAGCCCCGGCTCAAGGTGCTGCTCACCACCGGCTACGCGGAGGCGAGCCTGGAGCGCACCGATGTCGGGGGCAGCGAGTTCGAGGTGATCAACAAGCCCTATCGCCGCCTCGACCTGGTGCGCCGCGTGCGGGCCGTGCTGGACGGCCCGAACGGGGTGAGCTGACGCGGGCCGGTCATCCGACATCCGACGGATCGCGTCACCATGCGGATGTCGGCTTCGCTCAGGCACCGCGCGGGCTTGGCATTTCGGCTTCGCTCAGGCGCCGCGCGGGCGCGTCATGCGCGTCCCGGACGTGATCGTCCGGACAGCGGATCAGCCGATCCGCGGCAGTCGGGCCAGGATCGCCTCGCGGGCCGCCCGCGATCCGGAGAGCCTGTCCCGGACGAGGGCGACGATCTCCGGCGGGGCCTCCCGCGGCGTTCCGGCCGAGAAGGGCGGCGCCGGCGCGTATTCGAGGGCGAGCTGGATCGCCTCCGCCTGGTCCCGGCCGCGCAGGGCCGCCACCAGTGCGAGACCGAAATCGATCCCCGCCGTGACGCCGCCCGCGGTGATGAGGGACCCGTCCCGCACGATCCGCGCCTCGACCGGCGTCGCGCCGAAATGCGCCAGGAGATCGAGGGCGTTCCAGTGCGTGGTGGCCCGCTTGCCGGCGAGGAGCCCGGCCGCGCCGAGGACCAGCGCCCCGGTGCAGACGGAGGTCACGAAGCGCGCCCCCGCGGCCCGGTCGCGCAGGAAGCCGATCACCTCCGCATCCTCCAGGAGCGCGTTCACGCCCGCCCCGCCCGGCACGCAGAGCACGTCGAGGGCCGGACATTCCGCAAGGGTCGTCGTCGGCGCGAGGATCAGGCCCGTGGCGGAGGTCAGGGGCCGGCGATCCTTCCAGAGCAGGTGGACCTCCGCGTCGCCCGCCGAGGCGAAGACCTCGTAGGGACCGGTCAGGTCGAGCTGCTGGACGGCGGGGAAGGCGAGGATTCCGAAGCGCAGGGGCATGGCGGGGCTCCCGGTTGACGCTCGCGATCTTGCCGGGCCAGGATCTGGCGCAGGCGCCATTCATCCCTCCAATCATGCCAATCCCGCGACGCCGCGTCGAGATCCTGGCCTTCCCGGACGTCCAGCTCCTCGACGTCGCCGGGCCGCTCCAGGTCTTCGCCTCCGCCAACGACGAGGCCGGGCCTGACCGGCCCTACGATCCCGTCGTGGTCGCCCGCGAACCCTGCGTGACGGCCTCGGCGGGCCTGGGCCTGGTCGCGGCCCCGCTGCCCCGGGCCGACGCCCCCCTCGACACGCTCGTGGTGGCCGGCGGCCGCGGGGTCGAGGCCGTGAGCCGCGACCCGGCGATGCTCGCCTTCGTCCGGCAGCGCGCCGCGGCGGCCGCCCGCACCGCCTCGGTCTGCACCGGGGCCTTCGTGCTCGCCGCGGCCGGGCTCCTCGACGGGCGCCGGGCCGTCACGCATTGGGACCATTGCGGCCTCTTCGCCGAGCGCTTCCCGCGGGTGCGGCTCGATCCCGATCCGATCTTCGTGCGGGACGGCGCCGTCTGGACCTCGGCCGGCGTCACGGCGGGAATCGATCTCGCCCTCGCGATGGTCGAGGAGGATCTCGGCCGGGCGGCGGCCCTCGCGGTCGCCCGGCGCCTCGTCGTGTTCCTCAAGCGCCCCGGCGGGCAGGCGCAGTTCAGCACCGTGCTGGCCCTCCAGGCCGAGCCGGGCCGCTTCGACGGGCTGCATGCCTGGATCGCCGGCCACCTGCGCGGCGACCTCTCCCTGCCGGTCCTCGCCGCCCGGGCGGGGATGAGCGCCCGCAGCTTCTCGCGCCACTACCGGCAGGCGACCGGCCGCACCCCCGCCCGCGCCGTCGAGGCGATCCGGGTCGAGGCGGCCCGGCGCCTGCTGGAGCAGGGCGCGCCGGTCGCCCGGGCGGCGGCGCGCTGCGGCTTCGGCTCCGAGGAGACGATGCGGCGCGGCTTCCTGCGGGTGCTCGGCACCGCGCCCCGGACCTACCGGGAGCGCTTCGCCGGGCCGTCCGCCTGATCCGGGATCCGCTTGCTCAAGCGGATCCCGGATCACGCGCCTGCGCGGCGCCTGAGCGCGGCGCCTGAGCGAAGCCGACATCCGGATGGCCGAAATGGGAGATGGCGACGCAACCGATCGGATGTCGTACGACGCGCCCGCCTCAGGCGAGGCCGAGCCGCGCGCGCAAGCCCTGCGGCGTCGCGCCCCGCGCCCGCAGGGACGCGAGCGGCTCGGAGCCGCGCGACTTGGCGAGCTTGCCGCCCTCCGGATCGAGGATCAGCCCGTGATGGTGGTAGAGGGGCGCCGGCAGGCCGAGCAGCGCCTGGAGCAGGCGGTGCAGGTCGGTGGCCGCGTCGAGATCGGCGCCCCGCACCACGTGGGTCACGCCCTGGAGGGCGTCGTCGTGGACCACCGCGAGGTGGTAGCTCGCCGGCACGTCCTTGCGGGCGAGGACCGCGTCGCCCCAGCGCTCCGGCCGCGCCTCGCGGTGCGTCACCGCGCCCTCCGGGTCGAAGCTCGCGACGAGGAGCGGCTCCGGGCAGGCGGCGCGGGCGCGCGCCATGTCGAGGCGCCAGGCATGGGGCTCGCCGGCGGCGATCCGTGCCGCCGCGTCCGGGCGCCCGCGGCAGGTGCCCGGATAGAGCGGCGCGCCGTCGGGATCGCGCCCCGTGCTCGTTCCCGCCACCTCCCGGCGCGTGCAGAAGCAGGGATAGACCAGGGAGCGGGCGCGCAGGCGCGCGAGGGCGGCCGCGTACTCGGCGAAATGCGCCGATTGGCGCCGGACCGGCTCCTCGAAGGGGAGGCCGAGCCAGCGCAGATCCTCGATCGTCGCGGCCGCGAGCTCCGGCCGGCAGCGCGTGACATCGATGTCCTCGATCCGCAGGATCAGGCGGCCGCGCATCCGCGCCGCGAGGGCGGCGTTGAGCAGGGCCGAGTAGGCGTGACCGAGATGCAGCCGGCCGTTGGGGCTCGGGGCGAAGCGGAAGACCGGAGGGGACACGGGCGCGATGGGGCGGGTCGAGCGTGAGCCTGAGATGGGGATGGCGGGCCCCCGCGTCGATGCCGGCGGGCCGCCGACGCGGCTCCTCGACTCGGAGGCCGTGCTGCGGGAGGGGGTCGCGGCGCTGACCCGGTGCGACCCGCTGATGGCGCGCCTCGTGGCGGAGGGGGCGACCCCGCCCCTGCGCAAGCGCCCGCCGGGCTACGAGGGGCTCGCCGGCATCATCGTGGCCCAGCAGCTCTCGACGGCGAGCGCGGGCGCGATCTGGGGCCGGCTCAGGGCGCTGCTGCGGGACGTGACCCCCGAGACCGTCGCGGCGGCGGCCGAGGCGGACCTCAGGGCCGCCGGCCTGTCCGGGCCGAAGATCCGCACCCTGCGGGCGGTGGCGGAGGCGGTCGCGGCGGGCGACCTGCCGCTCCCCGCGCTCCACACCCTGCCGGCCGACGAGGCGCATCGCCGGATGGTGGCGGTGCGCGGCATCGGGCCCTGGACCGCGGACGTCTACCTGCTGTTCTGCCTCGGCCACCCGGACGCCTTCCCGGCGGGCGACCTCGCGCTCCAGGAGGCGGCGCGGCTGGCGGAGGGGCTCGACGCGCGCCCGAGTGCCGCGGCGCTCGCCGCGCGGGCGCAGGCGTGGCGGCCCTGGCGCGGGGTCGCCGCCAAGGTGCTCTGGGCGTATTACCGCGTGGCCAAGGCGCGCGACGGCGCGCCCCTCGCTCCCTGAGGCGCCGCGGCGCGCCGGTCACCACCCGACGCGCGACGGCGCGCCGGTCACCACCTGACGCGCGACGGCGCGCTCCTGCTCCCGAGGTGCCACCATGACGACGCTCACCGGCCCGCGCCTGCCTCCCCGCTCCGGCCGGGCGCCGCGCCAGCTCGTGGTCCTGCTGCACGGCTTCGGCGCGGACGGCAACGACCTGATCGACCTCGCCCACGCGTGGCAGCCGCTGCTGCCGGACGCCGCCTTCGTGTCGCCGCACGCGCCCGAGCCCTGCATCCAGGGCTTCGGCCGGCAATGGTTCTCCCTCACCTTCCGGGACCCGCACGAGCGCTGGCGCGGGGTGAACCGGGCGGCGCCCACCCTCGACGCCTTCCTGGACGCCGAACTCGCGCGGGCCGGGCTCGACGAGAGCCGCCTCGCCCTGGTCGGATTCAGCCAGGGCTGCATGATGGCGCTGCATGTGGGGCTGCGCCGGCCGCGCCGCCTCGCCGCCGTGGTCGGCCTGTCGGGCATGCTGGTGATCGAGGAGGGCAAGGGTAGCGAGAGCCTGGGTCCCGAGAGCCTCAAGCCCGCGATCCGCTCCGTGCCGCCGATCCTGCTGGTCCACGGCGACCAGGACGAGGTGATCCCCGTCGAGGCGCTCTTCCTCTCGGCCGATCTCCTGGCGGCCGCGGAGGTGCCGGTGGAGTGGCACCTCTCGGCGGGCACGGGGCACGGCATCGACGAGGGCGCCCTGCAGCATGCGGGGCTGTTCCTCGCGAGCGGCTTCGCCGGAAGGTAGGGAGGACGCGGGAAGTCCCGGTCCCCGCCCGTCTCACCCCCGCACCTCCTTGAGCGCCGCCTGGGCGCCGAGCCGCAGCAGCGCCCCGTCGCCCATCAGCGCGACGAGGTCGAAGCCCTCCTGCACGTTCTCGCGCCCGCGGGCCGGCGAATGGGCGTAGACGCCGATCCGCTTGCCGGCCGCGCGCGCCCGCGCCTTGGCGTGGTCGAGGGCCGCGCGCACCACGCTGCCGCCCGGATCGAGGGCGGCGCCGCCCGAGAGCGCGATCGAGAGGTCGGAGGGGCCGATGAAGATGCCGTCGATGCCCTCGACCGCCAGGATCGCGTCCACCGCGTCCAGGGCCTCGCGGGTCTCGACCATCGCCAGCGTCAGGCAGAAGCCGTTCGCCTCCTTGAGGTAGTGATCGCCCCCGAGACCCGACAGGGCGAGGGCCGGCAGCGGTCCCCAGCTGCGCGCGCCGAGCGGCGGGTACTTGGCGAAGGTGGCGAGCATGGCCGCCTCCTCGGCGCTGTTCACCATCGGGGCGATCACCGCCGAGACGCCCGCGTCGAGCACCCGCGACACCGTGTTGAAGGCCGCCACCGGCACCCGCGCCAGGGTCGGCTTGCCGCGGGCTGCCACGAGCGGAACCGTGCGCGCGACCGCCGCCTCGTCGAAGCCGCCGTGCTGCATGTCGAGCGTGATCGCGTCGAAGCCGGGCTCCGCCGCGAGGAGCCCGGCCACGGCCGGCTCGGGGATCCCGCACCAGGCGGAGACGAGGGGCGTGCCCTCCCGCATCCGCGCCGCGAGCGCCGCCACCGCCCCACCCCGTTCCGCCATGCCGTTCCTCCCCTGCGCCGCCCGCCGCTCCGGGCCGGTCCGGCGGCGAGCTTACGATTGCCCCGCCCGCCCCGTCGAGGCCGGGCGCCCGCCCGCGCCGCGGCTTGATCCGCCGCGACATCCGGCGATTCTTGACAGACGCGGCGCCCGGGACCACATCCCGGAGATTGCAGCGCACGCCAGGGACGGCGGCCCCCTCTCCGCCGGCAGCGAACCCGCAGACCGGCCGCAGAGTCGCGGCCCGGTCGATGCGTTGTGCTGCCTTCCCGCTTCGGGTACTTTGCGACCGGCTGCCGGGACAATGCGTCCCCGGCCCGACCTGGTTTCGGGTCGCCGCGCCGCGGGCCTCACACGTTTTTTGGAGCCACGGCCCCATGGATTTCCTCAAACCACGGTACACGCCTATGAACCGCCGCCGTCGCATCTACGAGGGCAAGGCGAAGGTCCTCTACGAGGGACCGGAGCCGGGCACGCTCATCCAGCACTTCAAGGATGATGCGACCGCCTTCAACGCTAAGAAGCACGAGGTGATCGATGGCAAGGGCGTGCTGAACAACCGGATCTCCGAGTTCGTGTTTCAGCATCTCAACGACATCGGCGTGCCGACTCATTTCATCCGCCGCCTGAATATGCGCGAGCAGCTGATCCGCGAAGTCGAGATCATTCCGCTCGAAGTCGTGGTGCGCAACGTCGCGGCCGGATCCCTGGCGACGCGGCTCGGCCTGGAAGAAGGCACGCAGCTCCCGCGCTCGATCATCGAGTTCTACTACAAGAACGACCAGCTCAACGACCCGATGGTGTCGGAGGAGCACATCACGGCGTTCGGCTGGGCGACGCCTCAGGAGATCGACGACATCATGGCCCTGGCCATCCGGGTCAACGACTTCCTGTCCGGCCTGTTCCTCGGCGTCGGCATCCGCCTCGTCGACTTCAAGATGGAGACGGGCCGGCTCTGGGAAGGCGACCTGATGCGGATCGTCGTCGCCGACGAGATCTCCCCCGATTCGTGCCGCCTCTGGGACATCAAGAGCCAGGACAAGCTCGACAAGGACCGCTTCCGCAAGGATCTGGGCGGCCTGATCGAGGCCTATTCGGAGGTGGCGCGCCGCCTCGGCATCCTGGGCGAGAACGAGAAGGTGCAGAGCGGCGGTCCCCGCCTCGTCCAGTAGGCGACGGCGAGCATCGGCGATCCGGAGCGGGGCCGCCCCTCGGGCGGCCCCGCTTCGCGTTCAGCGGGGGCCGGCGCCGGGCGCGGGGCGCAGCCGCGTGTAGGTCGGGGCCTGCGGGTCGAAGGCCGGATGGTACCAGGGATCGGCGGCGAGCGCCGCCCCCCAGCGCGCCCGCAGGGAGGCGACCTCGGCGGCGTGGCGCCGCGCGGCCTCCGGCGTCCAGCGCCGGCTCGCCGCCTCCCGGTGGTGCAGCACCGCGCCGGGCACGATCAGGGTGCGGTAGCCCGCCCGGTCGAGGCGCAGGCAGAGGTCGACGTCGTTGAAATCGACCGCGAAGGCTGCCTCGTCGAAGCCGCCGACCTCGGCGAATTTGCGCGCCTCGACCACGAGGCAGGCGGCCGTCACGGCGGCGACCCGGTGGGTCGCGGCGAGGCGGTGCAGGTAGCCCGGCGCGTCCCCGGGGAAGTGGCGATGGGCGTGGGTGACGAGCCCGCCCGTGCCGAGCACGATGCCGCCGTGCTGGACGCGGCCGGCCGCGTCGAGGAGCTTCGCCCCGACCGCGCCCACCTCCGGCCGCAGCGCCTCCTCGGCCATCCGCCGCAGCCAGTCCGGCCGGAACGCCTCGACGTCGTTGTTGACGAAGCCGAGGAGCCGCCCGCGGGCGATCCCGGCGGCCCGGTTGTTCATCGCCGCGAAGTTGAACGGCCCCGGGCAGGGCAGCACCCGGGCCGCGCCCGCCTCCTCCAGCGCCCGCAGATAGGCGAGGGTCTCGGGCTCGCGGCTGTCGTTGTCGCAGACGATGATGTCGAGGGCCGGCCAGTCCGTGCGGGCGCGCAGGCTGTCGAGGCAGGTGCGCAGGAGGTCGAGGCGGTCGCGGGTCGGCACGATCAGGCTCACGAGCGGCGGCTCGGGAAGCGGGCGGCGCAGGGTCAGCACGCCGCACGGCCCGGTCTCGATCCCCGCCTCCGGCGCGCGGGCGCGGGCGAGCGCCCGGCGGGCTTGGCGGGAGGCGTCGCCGGAGGCGGCCGCGAAGGGCCGCCACAGGGAGAGCACGCGGGGCAGGTGGCGGACGGCGCCGGGGCCGTGCCGATCGTGCAGCCGCAGCAGGAGCGCCGGGACGTCGTCGCCCGCCTCCCCCCGCACCGCGTCGCGCAGGGCGACGACCGGGCCGACGTAATCGACCGCGAGCAGGAAGTCGGGGTCGAAGGCGGGCCGCAGCAGCGGCAGCAGCGGGCGGTCCCCGGGGCCGAGCACCAGCGCGTCGCCGTAGAGGGCCCTCAGGCCCGGATCGCTCGCGAAGGCCTCGGCGACCGCGGCGGCGGCCCCCTCCGCGAGGCAATGCCCCTCCGGGCACAGGATCACCGGGCCGTGCCCGGCGGGCGCGGCCGCCCGCGCGGCGGGCGCGCCCGCGACGGGGCGCGGGCGCAGGCGCGGGTGCGCCCCGAGGAGCGCGGCGGCGCGGTTGCGGGCGCGCACGCGCTTGCCCGTGAGCCACGCCCAGCCGATGGCGAGGGCCTCGCGCGGGTGCGCCAGCAGCCCCGGCAGCGCCGCGAGGGCGTCCCGCCCGGAGCCGCGCAGCGGCTCGGCGAAGCGCAGGGCGTCGAGGGCCGGGGATGGGGGGAAGCGGCGCGCGCGCGTCACGCGGGCCGCCCCGGCGCCCCGGTCCGGGGAGAGCGGGCCTTCCTCACTCCAGATCCTCCCCGAAGGTCGTGACCGAGAAGGCCGGATGATAGTACGGGTCGTCGCGGATGACCGCCCGCCAGCGCGCCGTGAAGCGGGCCGCCTCCGCCTCGAACCGCGCCCGCGCCGGCCCGACCGAGGGGCCGCGGCTCACCGATTCGTGGTGGTCGAGCACCGCGTGCGGGCACCAGAGGTTGCGCAACCCCGCCTCCCGCAGGCGCAGGCAGAAGTCGATGTCGTTGAAATCGACCGCGAAGGCGGCCTCGTCGAATCCGCCGACCCGCTCGAAACCGGCGCGCGTCACCGCGAGGCAGGCCGCGGTGACGCCCGCCACCTCGTGGGTCACGCGGAGCCGCCCGAGATGGCCGGGCGTGTCGGCGGGCCGGTTGCGCAGCGTGTGGCCGGCCCGCCCGCCGAGGCCGACGACCACGCCGGCATGCTGCAGGCGCCCGTTGCCGTAGAGGAGCTTGGCCCCGACGGCGCCGATCCCGGGCCGCACGGCGAGGCGGACCATCTCGGCGAGCCAGCGCGGGTCGCGCACCGCCACGTCGTTGTTGAGGAGCACCACGACGCTGCCGCGCGCGGCCGCCACCCCGGCATTGACCAGGCTGGAGAAGTTGAAGGGGCCGGGCCGGTCGATCCGGCGCACCCGGGGATCGCCCGACAGGTCCGCGTAGAAGGCGTGGACGGCGGGATCGACCGAGCCGTTATCGACGAGGACGAGGTCGAGGGCCGGGTAATCGGTCTCCTCCAGCACGCCGCGCACGGCGGTGCGGATCAGGTCCGGCCGGTCCCGGGTCGGGATCACCACCGAGGCGAGGGGCGGCGGATCGGGGAGCGGCCAGAGCAGATCGGGGGCGCCGCCCTCCTCGCGCACCCGGGCGGGGGAGCCGGCGCGCCGCAACGCCTCGCGCAGCAATCCGGGCTCCGCCGCCTCGGGGCCGGCCGGCCGGCGGCACAGGATGCGGGGGACGTGGCGCACCCGCTCGGGCGCGACGGCCAGGAAGGCGGCGGGGGCCAGCGCGCGCGTCCCCTGCGCCTCCTCCCAGCCGCAGCGCGCGAGGAGGTCGCGGGCGAGCAGCATCGGCCGGCCCGGATAGCCGGTCGCGAGGGCGAGGTCGGGGCTCCAGGCCGGCTTCAGGCGCGGCGCGAGGCCGGAGGGCGTCTCGACCTCCTCGTCCGCGTAGGCGAGGTCGGCGCCGTCGAGGGCGCGGGCGAGCTGGGCGAGGGCGTCCGGGGCGAGCACGTCGCCCGGGTGCAGGAGGCCCACGGCCTCGACCTCCTCCGGGAAGGCCGCGCCCTCGCCGATCCGGGGATCGCGCGGCAGCCCGGCCGGCGGCGCGCCGCGCCAGGACAGGGCGAGGCGCCAGTCGCGGTGGCTCTGGGCGAGGAGCGAGGACAGGCTCGCGCGCAGCGCGGCCTCCTCGCCGGGCGCGGCCGCGAGCAGGAGGCCGATCCGCCGCGGCACCGGGACGAGGCGGTCGAGGGCGGGCTCGAAGGGCCGGGCGCGCTCGGCCCGCCAGGCCGGGTAGGCGGAGAGCGGCGTCACCGCCGCGGCGATGCGCAGGGTGTTGCGGAAGCGCCGCCCGTCGCGCTGGGCGGCGCGGAGCAGCGCGACCGCGAGGGTCGCGGGCCGCCGCCG
This window harbors:
- the purC gene encoding phosphoribosylaminoimidazolesuccinocarboxamide synthase, whose translation is MDFLKPRYTPMNRRRRIYEGKAKVLYEGPEPGTLIQHFKDDATAFNAKKHEVIDGKGVLNNRISEFVFQHLNDIGVPTHFIRRLNMREQLIREVEIIPLEVVVRNVAAGSLATRLGLEEGTQLPRSIIEFYYKNDQLNDPMVSEEHITAFGWATPQEIDDIMALAIRVNDFLSGLFLGVGIRLVDFKMETGRLWEGDLMRIVVADEISPDSCRLWDIKSQDKLDKDRFRKDLGGLIEAYSEVARRLGILGENEKVQSGGPRLVQ
- a CDS encoding glycosyltransferase family 2 protein; this encodes MTRARRFPPSPALDALRFAEPLRGSGRDALAALPGLLAHPREALAIGWAWLTGKRVRARNRAAALLGAHPRLRPRPVAGAPAARAAAPAGHGPVILCPEGHCLAEGAAAAVAEAFASDPGLRALYGDALVLGPGDRPLLPLLRPAFDPDFLLAVDYVGPVVALRDAVRGEAGDDVPALLLRLHDRHGPGAVRHLPRVLSLWRPFAAASGDASRQARRALARARAPEAGIETGPCGVLTLRRPLPEPPLVSLIVPTRDRLDLLRTCLDSLRARTDWPALDIIVCDNDSREPETLAYLRALEEAGAARVLPCPGPFNFAAMNNRAAGIARGRLLGFVNNDVEAFRPDWLRRMAEEALRPEVGAVGAKLLDAAGRVQHGGIVLGTGGLVTHAHRHFPGDAPGYLHRLAATHRVAAVTAACLVVEARKFAEVGGFDEAAFAVDFNDVDLCLRLDRAGYRTLIVPGAVLHHREAASRRWTPEAARRHAAEVASLRARWGAALAADPWYHPAFDPQAPTYTRLRPAPGAGPR
- a CDS encoding HpcH/HpaI aldolase family protein, producing MAERGGAVAALAARMREGTPLVSAWCGIPEPAVAGLLAAEPGFDAITLDMQHGGFDEAAVARTVPLVAARGKPTLARVPVAAFNTVSRVLDAGVSAVIAPMVNSAEEAAMLATFAKYPPLGARSWGPLPALALSGLGGDHYLKEANGFCLTLAMVETREALDAVDAILAVEGIDGIFIGPSDLSIALSGGAALDPGGSVVRAALDHAKARARAAGKRIGVYAHSPARGRENVQEGFDLVALMGDGALLRLGAQAALKEVRG
- a CDS encoding glycosyltransferase family 2 protein → MSPPPVRLEPHDDPDFARRLVLPGAPGGRWLSLTYAADRFAPAPRPMLRFLGPDPSEALLPGPVLGRAAWLGPVPPGTTAILLAAPPAGFRVEAARLLGLPAVLARAARRRPATLAVALLRAAQRDGRRFRNTLRIAAAVTPLSAYPAWRAERARPFEPALDRLVPVPRRIGLLLAAAPGEEAALRASLSSLLAQSHRDWRLALSWRGAPPAGLPRDPRIGEGAAFPEEVEAVGLLHPGDVLAPDALAQLARALDGADLAYADEEVETPSGLAPRLKPAWSPDLALATGYPGRPMLLARDLLARCGWEEAQGTRALAPAAFLAVAPERVRHVPRILCRRPAGPEAAEPGLLREALRRAGSPARVREEGGAPDLLWPLPDPPPLASVVIPTRDRPDLIRTAVRGVLEETDYPALDLVLVDNGSVDPAVHAFYADLSGDPRVRRIDRPGPFNFSSLVNAGVAAARGSVVVLLNNDVAVRDPRWLAEMVRLAVRPGIGAVGAKLLYGNGRLQHAGVVVGLGGRAGHTLRNRPADTPGHLGRLRVTHEVAGVTAACLAVTRAGFERVGGFDEAAFAVDFNDIDFCLRLREAGLRNLWCPHAVLDHHESVSRGPSVGPARARFEAEAARFTARWRAVIRDDPYYHPAFSVTTFGEDLE
- a CDS encoding GlxA family transcriptional regulator; amino-acid sequence: MPIPRRRVEILAFPDVQLLDVAGPLQVFASANDEAGPDRPYDPVVVAREPCVTASAGLGLVAAPLPRADAPLDTLVVAGGRGVEAVSRDPAMLAFVRQRAAAAARTASVCTGAFVLAAAGLLDGRRAVTHWDHCGLFAERFPRVRLDPDPIFVRDGAVWTSAGVTAGIDLALAMVEEDLGRAAALAVARRLVVFLKRPGGQAQFSTVLALQAEPGRFDGLHAWIAGHLRGDLSLPVLAARAGMSARSFSRHYRQATGRTPARAVEAIRVEAARRLLEQGAPVARAAARCGFGSEETMRRGFLRVLGTAPRTYRERFAGPSA
- a CDS encoding DJ-1/PfpI family protein; its protein translation is MPLRFGILAFPAVQQLDLTGPYEVFASAGDAEVHLLWKDRRPLTSATGLILAPTTTLAECPALDVLCVPGGAGVNALLEDAEVIGFLRDRAAGARFVTSVCTGALVLGAAGLLAGKRATTHWNALDLLAHFGATPVEARIVRDGSLITAGGVTAGIDFGLALVAALRGRDQAEAIQLALEYAPAPPFSAGTPREAPPEIVALVRDRLSGSRAAREAILARLPRIG
- the gluQRS gene encoding tRNA glutamyl-Q(34) synthetase GluQRS, whose translation is MSPPVFRFAPSPNGRLHLGHAYSALLNAALAARMRGRLILRIEDIDVTRCRPELAAATIEDLRWLGLPFEEPVRRQSAHFAEYAAALARLRARSLVYPCFCTRREVAGTSTGRDPDGAPLYPGTCRGRPDAAARIAAGEPHAWRLDMARARAACPEPLLVASFDPEGAVTHREARPERWGDAVLARKDVPASYHLAVVHDDALQGVTHVVRGADLDAATDLHRLLQALLGLPAPLYHHHGLILDPEGGKLAKSRGSEPLASLRARGATPQGLRARLGLA
- a CDS encoding DNA-3-methyladenine glycosylase family protein, whose amino-acid sequence is MAGPRVDAGGPPTRLLDSEAVLREGVAALTRCDPLMARLVAEGATPPLRKRPPGYEGLAGIIVAQQLSTASAGAIWGRLRALLRDVTPETVAAAAEADLRAAGLSGPKIRTLRAVAEAVAAGDLPLPALHTLPADEAHRRMVAVRGIGPWTADVYLLFCLGHPDAFPAGDLALQEAARLAEGLDARPSAAALAARAQAWRPWRGVAAKVLWAYYRVAKARDGAPLAP
- a CDS encoding alpha/beta hydrolase, encoding MTTLTGPRLPPRSGRAPRQLVVLLHGFGADGNDLIDLAHAWQPLLPDAAFVSPHAPEPCIQGFGRQWFSLTFRDPHERWRGVNRAAPTLDAFLDAELARAGLDESRLALVGFSQGCMMALHVGLRRPRRLAAVVGLSGMLVIEEGKGSESLGPESLKPAIRSVPPILLVHGDQDEVIPVEALFLSADLLAAAEVPVEWHLSAGTGHGIDEGALQHAGLFLASGFAGR